A stretch of DNA from Anaerobacillus isosaccharinicus:
GAAGAAAACCGCGGCAGCCGTGTGATATGCTTCGGAGTTTAATGCTCATGCATTACCACCATATCTCAAGTATTGACAAGTGGGTTTATACATTAAAGACAACGCCAGTTCTTGCGGTCCTTAGTGGTTTTTCTCCATACAATGTTCCTGGAGTAGGTACCTTTTACGATTTTTTTAATCGGCTATGGCTTGGTTCAACTCCACATCTATCGAATAGAAATAACAGAAAGCTAAAGAAACCAAGAAAGAAAGGCAAAAAGAATCAGAAACAAGAGCCTAAAAACCCTAAGATTGTTGAAAAACTAGTTAAACGCGCCTTGAAAAATAAGGATATTAAATATACACCGAAAGCCCATGACCAACTTCAAATGATCTTTCAATCCTTGTTCGTCAATAAATCAGCAACACAAGGATTACTAGGTGACACCATGTCCTTAAGCATCCTCGGTGATGGATCTCCCGTTGTTACTGGTGGAAGACCTTATGGTAAGTTTCTATGCGATTGTCGTAAACAAGGAAATTGGAAATGCCAATGCAAGAGACAATTCTCAGACCCTGACGCTGATTACGGTTGGGATAGTTCTAGAGAAAAGTACTATTATGGGCGAAGCCTATTCATGGTAACTGCATCTGATAGTCCTTATGACTTACCTATTTATCCAAGGCTCTACAGAGCCAGTAAACATGACTCAGTTTTATTTGTAAGTACGTTTCATGAACTCAAACATTGGTATTCTGATTGGAAAATCAGTGAAGTCATCTTAGATTCTGCTCTAGATGCTTTTCCCATCTATGAAATGTTAGAACACTATGATGTTTCAGCCATCATTGACCTTAATCCAAGACGTTCTAAACAATTTCAGCATAAACAAATGGATATAAATCTTAAAGGTGTTCCAGTCTGCCCTATTGGTCGAGAGATGATCCACTGGGGATTAAATCAAAAAACCTATCGGCGCAAATGGCGTTGTCCAGCCGTATGCGGAAAATGGGAATGCCCAAATCCGTGTTCAGATTCAGATTATGGTCGAACATTTTATACAGCGACGAAGGATAATCCTCGTCTCTTTCCACGTATCAAACGTGATAGTAAGGAATGGCGAAAACGCTATTCTTTGCGAACTGGAGTTGAGCGTTGTATTAAACGGCAAAAAGTGGATTATCGTTTAGAAGATTCAAGAGGACGAAGTTCTAGACATTGGAATATTCGTACATATATCATCGGCATGTGTCAGCATGCCGATGCATGGATAAAGGAAGCAAAAAAGAATAATTTTGTGGCTACCAACCCGATTATTCAGTCCTTTTTGTCCTTATAAAGTCATCTTAAAATATAATTTTCAAAAAATCCACTTCATGTGGTTTATTTGTCATTCATTTTTTTGAAAATGACTTTGAAAATCCCACGCTTTCCTCTTAAAACAAGCTCATAAGCTCCAGGAGACCTAAATTTAATCATTTAATTTCCGAGTCTCTATTAAATAATTTACTCAAAATCAATTATACAATAGAATTAAATATTAATAAAACTACCACCAATTTTTAAAAACAGCAAAAAAGTAAGAACATTTTAGCTTATGTCATGTCCTTACTTTTTACGATGATAATATTTTATTATTTTTTTGCTTAGATTAGATACCGGTGGTCGGGGTCGAACCGACACTCCAGAAGGAACACGATTTTGAGTCGTGCGCGTCTGCCAATTCCGCCACACCGGCATATTTTAAAAATACACAGTAGAACTGTGTTTATACTATCTTAATCAGTTACTACAAACTACTAGGTTGTTTGCTCCTGCGCCACTCCGTTTGCTCGTCGCAAAACTGCAGGGAAGTAATTCATTGAAGTTGATTTGGTACCGAGGGCCGGACTTGAACCGGCACGATAGTCACCTACCGCAGGATTTTAAGTCCTGTGTGTCTGCCAATTCCACCACCCCGGCAAAACTAATAAAGACTTACATGAGAACTTTGGAGGCGGCACCCGGATTCGAACCGGGGGATAAGGGTTTTGCAGACCCGTGCCTTACCACTTGGCTATGCCGCCTCGATATAAAGTTGGAGCGGAAGACGAGGTTCGAACTCGCGACCCCCACCTTGGCAAGGTGGTGTTCTACCACTGAACTACTTCCGCAAAGAATATGGCTGGGCTATCTGGATTCGAACCAGAGAATGACGGAGTCAAAGTCCGTTGCCTTACCACTTGGCTATAGCCCATTAAGATGAAAATGGGGCGGCTGATGGGAATTGAACCCACGAGTGCCGGATTCACAGTCCGGTGCGTTAACCACTTCGCCACAACCGCCATAATTATAATGGCAGGGGCAGTAGGAATCGAACCCACACTGGAGGTTTTGGAGACCTCTGTTCTACCGTTAAACTATGCCCCTATAATAAACATTTAAATGGTGGAGGGGGACGGATTCGAACCGCCGAACCCAAAGGAGCGGATTTACAGTCCGCCGCGTTTAGCCACTTCGCTACCCCTCCATATTAGATACAACTAATTATTACATACTATTTTTACATTCGTCAATATATGAAAACAATATTGTTTTCATACTAGGCTATGCAATATTTTACTCATCGTGACAACTTTTTAAGAAAGGTGTCTGGTGCCGGCCAGAGGACTTGAACCCCCAACCTACTGATTACAAGTCAGTTGCTCTACCAATTGAGCTAGGCCGGCATAAATGGTGGCTCGGGACGGAATCGAACCGCCGACACGAGGATTTTCAGTCCTCTGCTCTACCGACTGAGCTACCGAGCCAATATCAATATAAAAAAAATGGCGGACCCGACCGGGATCGAACCGGCGATCTCCTGCGTGACAGGCAGGCATGTTAACCGCTACACCACGGGTCCATTTGGTTGCGGGGGCAGGATTTGAACCTGCGACCTTCGGGTTATGAGCCCGACGAGCTGCCAGACTGCTCCACCCCGCGATAATTTAAAATATTTTATTTTCTTCTTGCTCCTAGAGTCTACAATGCAACTAAGTTCGTTGCTTCTTCCTCTAAAAGTACCGCTCCGTAGCGACCTGCGTCGAAGCTCTGAAGTTTCTTCAAAGATGCTTCTCAGCGTGCTCCACCCCGCGATAATAAAATATGGTGGAGGATGACGGGTTCGAACCGCCGACCCCCTGCTTGTAAGGCAGGTGCTCTCCCAGCTGAGCTAATCCTCCGTAGTGCTTTTTCAAATAAAATGGTGACCCGTACGGGATTCGAACCCGTGTTACCGCCGTGAAAGGGCGGTGTCTTAACCGCTTGACCAACGGGCCTAAAAAACGAGCTATGGCGGAGAGCGAGGGATTTGAACCCTCGAGACGGTTTTACGCCGCCTACACGATTTCCAATCGTGCTCCTTCGGCCAGCTCGGACAGCTCTCCATAATGGCTCCACAGGTAGGACTCGAACCTACGACCGATCGGTTAACAGCCGATAGCTCTACCACTGAGCTACTGTGGAATAATATAAATATAATAGCCTAGCAACGTCCTACTCTCACAGGGGGAAACCCCCAACTACCATCGGCGCTGAAGAGCTTAACGATCGTGTTCGGCATGGGAACGAGTGTGACCTCTTCGCTATCGCCACTAGACTATTATTAAGTTGAAAGAAATTCATTCCTTCAAAACTAGA
This window harbors:
- a CDS encoding transposase; the encoded protein is MLKNVRSHESYLSFVVEQLDELYKDKAFLKTFYSEPIIWCSLIDLTDATMLLRHRYSSNPRGRKPRQPCDMLRSLMLMHYHHISSIDKWVYTLKTTPVLAVLSGFSPYNVPGVGTFYDFFNRLWLGSTPHLSNRNNRKLKKPRKKGKKNQKQEPKNPKIVEKLVKRALKNKDIKYTPKAHDQLQMIFQSLFVNKSATQGLLGDTMSLSILGDGSPVVTGGRPYGKFLCDCRKQGNWKCQCKRQFSDPDADYGWDSSREKYYYGRSLFMVTASDSPYDLPIYPRLYRASKHDSVLFVSTFHELKHWYSDWKISEVILDSALDAFPIYEMLEHYDVSAIIDLNPRRSKQFQHKQMDINLKGVPVCPIGREMIHWGLNQKTYRRKWRCPAVCGKWECPNPCSDSDYGRTFYTATKDNPRLFPRIKRDSKEWRKRYSLRTGVERCIKRQKVDYRLEDSRGRSSRHWNIRTYIIGMCQHADAWIKEAKKNNFVATNPIIQSFLSL